A single genomic interval of Orcinus orca chromosome 19, mOrcOrc1.1, whole genome shotgun sequence harbors:
- the LGALS9 gene encoding galectin-9 isoform X7 gives MAFGGAQPPYLSPVVPFTGVIQGGLQDGLQITINGTVIYSNGNRFAVNFQTGHNDNDIALHFNPRFEEGGYVVCNTKQKGSWGAEERKMQMPFQRGCPFELCFLVQSSEFKVMVNKNLFMQYAHRVPFHRVNTICVTGAVQLSYISFQNTGAALIPPAFSTVQFSQAACFPHKPKGRKPKPPRIWTAGSAPITKTVIHTVQSTPGQMFPQNPMIPPMAYPNPTYPIPFFTSIPGGLYPSKSIMVSGTVLPSAQRFYINLCSGRDIAFHLNPRFDENAVVRNTQINSCWGSEERSLPRQMPFFRGQSFSVWIMCEGACLKLAVDGQHLCEYYHRLKNLPAINSLEVGGDIQLTHVQT, from the exons ATGGCCTTCGGCGGCGCCCAGCCTCCCTACCTGAGCCCA GTCGTCCCCTTCACTGGGGTAATCCAAGGGGGTCTCCAGGACGGACTTCAGATCACCATCAATGGGACCGTTATATATTCCAACGGAAACAG GTTTGCTGTGAACTTTCAGACCGGCCACAATGACAATGACATTGCCTTGCACTTCAACCCTCGGTTTGAAGAAGGCGGATATGTGGTCTGCAACACGAAGCAGAAAGGAAGCTGGGGGGCTGAGGAAAGGAAGATGCAAATGCCCTTCCAGAGGGGGTGTCCCTTTGAGCTCTGCTTCCTGGTACAGAGCTCGGAGTTCAAG GTGATGGTGAACAAGAACCTCTTCATGCAGTACGCACACCGCGTGCCCTTCCACCGCGTCAACACCATCTGCGTCACGGGCGCCGTGCAGCTGTCCTACATCAGCTTTCAG AACACCGGCGCAGCTCTCATCCCGCCCGCCTTCTCCACGGTGCAGTTCTCCCAGGCTGCCTGTTTCCCACACAAGCCCAAGGGGCGCAAACCGAAA CCTCCAAGGATCTGGACGGCCGGCTCGGCTCCCATC ACTAAGACCGTCATCCACACCGTGCAGAGCACCCCTGGACAGATGTTCCCT CAGAATCCCATGATCCCACCCATGGCATATCCCAACCCAACCTAT ccgATACCTTTCTTCACCTCTATCCCCGGTGGGCTGTACCCCTCCAAGAGCATCATGGTGTCGGGTACCGTCCTGCCCAGTGCTCAGAG GTTCTACATCAACCTGTGTTCCGGGAGAGACATCGCCTTCCACCTGAACCCCCGCTTCGACGAGAATGCCGTGGTCCGCAACACGCAAATCAACAGCTGCTGGGGGTCTGAGGAGCGAAGCCTGCCCCGACAGATGCCCTTCTTCCGAGGCCAGAGCTTCTCG GTGTGGATCATGTGTGAAGGCGCCTGCCTCAAGTTGGCCGTGGACGGCCAGCACCTGTGTGAATACTACCACCGCCTGAAGAACCTGCCCGCCATCAACAGCCTGGAGGTGGGGGGCGACATCCAGCTGACCCACGTGCAGACAtag
- the LGALS9 gene encoding galectin-9 isoform X8, whose product MAFGGAQPPYLSPVVPFTGVIQGGLQDGLQITINGTVIYSNGNRFAVNFQTGHNDNDIALHFNPRFEEGGYVVCNTKQKGSWGAEERKMQMPFQRGCPFELCFLVQSSEFKVMVNKNLFMQYAHRVPFHRVNTICVTGAVQLSYISFQNTGAALIPPAFSTVQFSQAACFPHKPKGRKPKPPRIWTAGSAPITKTVIHTVQSTPGQMFPNPMIPPMAYPNPTYPIPFFTSIPGGLYPSKSIMVSGTVLPSAQRFYINLCSGRDIAFHLNPRFDENAVVRNTQINSCWGSEERSLPRQMPFFRGQSFSVWIMCEGACLKLAVDGQHLCEYYHRLKNLPAINSLEVGGDIQLTHVQT is encoded by the exons ATGGCCTTCGGCGGCGCCCAGCCTCCCTACCTGAGCCCA GTCGTCCCCTTCACTGGGGTAATCCAAGGGGGTCTCCAGGACGGACTTCAGATCACCATCAATGGGACCGTTATATATTCCAACGGAAACAG GTTTGCTGTGAACTTTCAGACCGGCCACAATGACAATGACATTGCCTTGCACTTCAACCCTCGGTTTGAAGAAGGCGGATATGTGGTCTGCAACACGAAGCAGAAAGGAAGCTGGGGGGCTGAGGAAAGGAAGATGCAAATGCCCTTCCAGAGGGGGTGTCCCTTTGAGCTCTGCTTCCTGGTACAGAGCTCGGAGTTCAAG GTGATGGTGAACAAGAACCTCTTCATGCAGTACGCACACCGCGTGCCCTTCCACCGCGTCAACACCATCTGCGTCACGGGCGCCGTGCAGCTGTCCTACATCAGCTTTCAG AACACCGGCGCAGCTCTCATCCCGCCCGCCTTCTCCACGGTGCAGTTCTCCCAGGCTGCCTGTTTCCCACACAAGCCCAAGGGGCGCAAACCGAAA CCTCCAAGGATCTGGACGGCCGGCTCGGCTCCCATC ACTAAGACCGTCATCCACACCGTGCAGAGCACCCCTGGACAGATGTTCCCT AATCCCATGATCCCACCCATGGCATATCCCAACCCAACCTAT ccgATACCTTTCTTCACCTCTATCCCCGGTGGGCTGTACCCCTCCAAGAGCATCATGGTGTCGGGTACCGTCCTGCCCAGTGCTCAGAG GTTCTACATCAACCTGTGTTCCGGGAGAGACATCGCCTTCCACCTGAACCCCCGCTTCGACGAGAATGCCGTGGTCCGCAACACGCAAATCAACAGCTGCTGGGGGTCTGAGGAGCGAAGCCTGCCCCGACAGATGCCCTTCTTCCGAGGCCAGAGCTTCTCG GTGTGGATCATGTGTGAAGGCGCCTGCCTCAAGTTGGCCGTGGACGGCCAGCACCTGTGTGAATACTACCACCGCCTGAAGAACCTGCCCGCCATCAACAGCCTGGAGGTGGGGGGCGACATCCAGCTGACCCACGTGCAGACAtag
- the LGALS9 gene encoding galectin-9 isoform X9, with product MAFGGAQPPYLSPVVPFTGVIQGGLQDGLQITINGTVIYSNGNRFAVNFQTGHNDNDIALHFNPRFEEGGYVVCNTKQKGSWGAEERKMQMPFQRGCPFELCFLVQSSEFKVMVNKNLFMQYAHRVPFHRVNTICVTGAVQLSYISFQPPRIWTAGSAPITKTVIHTVQSTPGQMFPNPMIPPMAYPNPTYPIPFFTSIPGGLYPSKSIMVSGTVLPSAQRFYINLCSGRDIAFHLNPRFDENAVVRNTQINSCWGSEERSLPRQMPFFRGQSFSVWIMCEGACLKLAVDGQHLCEYYHRLKNLPAINSLEVGGDIQLTHVQT from the exons ATGGCCTTCGGCGGCGCCCAGCCTCCCTACCTGAGCCCA GTCGTCCCCTTCACTGGGGTAATCCAAGGGGGTCTCCAGGACGGACTTCAGATCACCATCAATGGGACCGTTATATATTCCAACGGAAACAG GTTTGCTGTGAACTTTCAGACCGGCCACAATGACAATGACATTGCCTTGCACTTCAACCCTCGGTTTGAAGAAGGCGGATATGTGGTCTGCAACACGAAGCAGAAAGGAAGCTGGGGGGCTGAGGAAAGGAAGATGCAAATGCCCTTCCAGAGGGGGTGTCCCTTTGAGCTCTGCTTCCTGGTACAGAGCTCGGAGTTCAAG GTGATGGTGAACAAGAACCTCTTCATGCAGTACGCACACCGCGTGCCCTTCCACCGCGTCAACACCATCTGCGTCACGGGCGCCGTGCAGCTGTCCTACATCAGCTTTCAG CCTCCAAGGATCTGGACGGCCGGCTCGGCTCCCATC ACTAAGACCGTCATCCACACCGTGCAGAGCACCCCTGGACAGATGTTCCCT AATCCCATGATCCCACCCATGGCATATCCCAACCCAACCTAT ccgATACCTTTCTTCACCTCTATCCCCGGTGGGCTGTACCCCTCCAAGAGCATCATGGTGTCGGGTACCGTCCTGCCCAGTGCTCAGAG GTTCTACATCAACCTGTGTTCCGGGAGAGACATCGCCTTCCACCTGAACCCCCGCTTCGACGAGAATGCCGTGGTCCGCAACACGCAAATCAACAGCTGCTGGGGGTCTGAGGAGCGAAGCCTGCCCCGACAGATGCCCTTCTTCCGAGGCCAGAGCTTCTCG GTGTGGATCATGTGTGAAGGCGCCTGCCTCAAGTTGGCCGTGGACGGCCAGCACCTGTGTGAATACTACCACCGCCTGAAGAACCTGCCCGCCATCAACAGCCTGGAGGTGGGGGGCGACATCCAGCTGACCCACGTGCAGACAtag
- the LGALS9 gene encoding galectin-9 isoform X10 has translation MAFGGAQPPYLSPVVPFTGVIQGGLQDGLQITINGTVIYSNGNRFAVNFQTGHNDNDIALHFNPRFEEGGYVVCNTKQKGSWGAEERKMQMPFQRGCPFELCFLVQSSEFKVMVNKNLFMQYAHRVPFHRVNTICVTGAVQLSYISFQPPRIWTAGSAPITKTVIHTVQSTPGQMFPNPMIPPMAYPNPTYPIPFFTSIPGGLYPSKSIMVSGTVLPSAQRCGSCVKAPASSWPWTASTCVNTTTA, from the exons ATGGCCTTCGGCGGCGCCCAGCCTCCCTACCTGAGCCCA GTCGTCCCCTTCACTGGGGTAATCCAAGGGGGTCTCCAGGACGGACTTCAGATCACCATCAATGGGACCGTTATATATTCCAACGGAAACAG GTTTGCTGTGAACTTTCAGACCGGCCACAATGACAATGACATTGCCTTGCACTTCAACCCTCGGTTTGAAGAAGGCGGATATGTGGTCTGCAACACGAAGCAGAAAGGAAGCTGGGGGGCTGAGGAAAGGAAGATGCAAATGCCCTTCCAGAGGGGGTGTCCCTTTGAGCTCTGCTTCCTGGTACAGAGCTCGGAGTTCAAG GTGATGGTGAACAAGAACCTCTTCATGCAGTACGCACACCGCGTGCCCTTCCACCGCGTCAACACCATCTGCGTCACGGGCGCCGTGCAGCTGTCCTACATCAGCTTTCAG CCTCCAAGGATCTGGACGGCCGGCTCGGCTCCCATC ACTAAGACCGTCATCCACACCGTGCAGAGCACCCCTGGACAGATGTTCCCT AATCCCATGATCCCACCCATGGCATATCCCAACCCAACCTAT ccgATACCTTTCTTCACCTCTATCCCCGGTGGGCTGTACCCCTCCAAGAGCATCATGGTGTCGGGTACCGTCCTGCCCAGTGCTCAGAG GTGTGGATCATGTGTGAAGGCGCCTGCCTCAAGTTGGCCGTGGACGGCCAGCACCTGTGTGAATACTACCACCGCCTGA
- the LGALS9 gene encoding galectin-9 isoform X1: MPSSWPVQVSRRSILENRLVGLFGPLGPLSPQSGDFARNLAWGPAAPSSLPWFPPISGLCTCHFFLLAAVTLSLSHPPRAGGISFLQPQNVCVTSSLQAWKVVPFTGVIQGGLQDGLQITINGTVIYSNGNRFAVNFQTGHNDNDIALHFNPRFEEGGYVVCNTKQKGSWGAEERKMQMPFQRGCPFELCFLVQSSEFKVMVNKNLFMQYAHRVPFHRVNTICVTGAVQLSYISFQNTGAALIPPAFSTVQFSQAACFPHKPKGRKPKPPRIWTAGSAPITKTVIHTVQSTPGQMFPQNPMIPPMAYPNPTYPIPFFTSIPGGLYPSKSIMVSGTVLPSAQRFYINLCSGRDIAFHLNPRFDENAVVRNTQINSCWGSEERSLPRQMPFFRGQSFSVWIMCEGACLKLAVDGQHLCEYYHRLKNLPAINSLEVGGDIQLTHVQT, from the exons atgCCTTCTTCTTGGCCTGTTCAGGTGAGCAGAAGGTCTATCCTCGAGAACAGGTTGGTGGGTCTCTTTGGTCCCTTGGGCCCCCTGAGTCCCCAGTCAGGGGACTTTGCTAGGAACCTGGCCTGGGGTCCAGCAGCCCCCTCCTCACTCCCCTGGTTCCCTCCCATCTCAGGGCTGTGCACGTGCCACTTCTTCCTCTTAGCAGCTGTCACGCTGTCCCTGTCACATCCTCCCAGAGCCGGAGGGATCTCCTTCTTACAACCTCAGAACGTCTGTGTAACTTCCTCGCTGCAAGCCTGGAAG GTCGTCCCCTTCACTGGGGTAATCCAAGGGGGTCTCCAGGACGGACTTCAGATCACCATCAATGGGACCGTTATATATTCCAACGGAAACAG GTTTGCTGTGAACTTTCAGACCGGCCACAATGACAATGACATTGCCTTGCACTTCAACCCTCGGTTTGAAGAAGGCGGATATGTGGTCTGCAACACGAAGCAGAAAGGAAGCTGGGGGGCTGAGGAAAGGAAGATGCAAATGCCCTTCCAGAGGGGGTGTCCCTTTGAGCTCTGCTTCCTGGTACAGAGCTCGGAGTTCAAG GTGATGGTGAACAAGAACCTCTTCATGCAGTACGCACACCGCGTGCCCTTCCACCGCGTCAACACCATCTGCGTCACGGGCGCCGTGCAGCTGTCCTACATCAGCTTTCAG AACACCGGCGCAGCTCTCATCCCGCCCGCCTTCTCCACGGTGCAGTTCTCCCAGGCTGCCTGTTTCCCACACAAGCCCAAGGGGCGCAAACCGAAA CCTCCAAGGATCTGGACGGCCGGCTCGGCTCCCATC ACTAAGACCGTCATCCACACCGTGCAGAGCACCCCTGGACAGATGTTCCCT CAGAATCCCATGATCCCACCCATGGCATATCCCAACCCAACCTAT ccgATACCTTTCTTCACCTCTATCCCCGGTGGGCTGTACCCCTCCAAGAGCATCATGGTGTCGGGTACCGTCCTGCCCAGTGCTCAGAG GTTCTACATCAACCTGTGTTCCGGGAGAGACATCGCCTTCCACCTGAACCCCCGCTTCGACGAGAATGCCGTGGTCCGCAACACGCAAATCAACAGCTGCTGGGGGTCTGAGGAGCGAAGCCTGCCCCGACAGATGCCCTTCTTCCGAGGCCAGAGCTTCTCG GTGTGGATCATGTGTGAAGGCGCCTGCCTCAAGTTGGCCGTGGACGGCCAGCACCTGTGTGAATACTACCACCGCCTGAAGAACCTGCCCGCCATCAACAGCCTGGAGGTGGGGGGCGACATCCAGCTGACCCACGTGCAGACAtag
- the LGALS9 gene encoding galectin-9 isoform X2, producing MPSSWPVQVSRRSILENRLVGLFGPLGPLSPQSGDFARNLAWGPAAPSSLPWFPPISGLCTCHFFLLAAVTLSLSHPPRAGGISFLQPQNVCVTSSLQAWKVVPFTGVIQGGLQDGLQITINGTVIYSNGNRFAVNFQTGHNDNDIALHFNPRFEEGGYVVCNTKQKGSWGAEERKMQMPFQRGCPFELCFLVQSSEFKVMVNKNLFMQYAHRVPFHRVNTICVTGAVQLSYISFQNTGAALIPPAFSTVQFSQAACFPHKPKGRKPKPPRIWTAGSAPITKTVIHTVQSTPGQMFPNPMIPPMAYPNPTYPIPFFTSIPGGLYPSKSIMVSGTVLPSAQRFYINLCSGRDIAFHLNPRFDENAVVRNTQINSCWGSEERSLPRQMPFFRGQSFSVWIMCEGACLKLAVDGQHLCEYYHRLKNLPAINSLEVGGDIQLTHVQT from the exons atgCCTTCTTCTTGGCCTGTTCAGGTGAGCAGAAGGTCTATCCTCGAGAACAGGTTGGTGGGTCTCTTTGGTCCCTTGGGCCCCCTGAGTCCCCAGTCAGGGGACTTTGCTAGGAACCTGGCCTGGGGTCCAGCAGCCCCCTCCTCACTCCCCTGGTTCCCTCCCATCTCAGGGCTGTGCACGTGCCACTTCTTCCTCTTAGCAGCTGTCACGCTGTCCCTGTCACATCCTCCCAGAGCCGGAGGGATCTCCTTCTTACAACCTCAGAACGTCTGTGTAACTTCCTCGCTGCAAGCCTGGAAG GTCGTCCCCTTCACTGGGGTAATCCAAGGGGGTCTCCAGGACGGACTTCAGATCACCATCAATGGGACCGTTATATATTCCAACGGAAACAG GTTTGCTGTGAACTTTCAGACCGGCCACAATGACAATGACATTGCCTTGCACTTCAACCCTCGGTTTGAAGAAGGCGGATATGTGGTCTGCAACACGAAGCAGAAAGGAAGCTGGGGGGCTGAGGAAAGGAAGATGCAAATGCCCTTCCAGAGGGGGTGTCCCTTTGAGCTCTGCTTCCTGGTACAGAGCTCGGAGTTCAAG GTGATGGTGAACAAGAACCTCTTCATGCAGTACGCACACCGCGTGCCCTTCCACCGCGTCAACACCATCTGCGTCACGGGCGCCGTGCAGCTGTCCTACATCAGCTTTCAG AACACCGGCGCAGCTCTCATCCCGCCCGCCTTCTCCACGGTGCAGTTCTCCCAGGCTGCCTGTTTCCCACACAAGCCCAAGGGGCGCAAACCGAAA CCTCCAAGGATCTGGACGGCCGGCTCGGCTCCCATC ACTAAGACCGTCATCCACACCGTGCAGAGCACCCCTGGACAGATGTTCCCT AATCCCATGATCCCACCCATGGCATATCCCAACCCAACCTAT ccgATACCTTTCTTCACCTCTATCCCCGGTGGGCTGTACCCCTCCAAGAGCATCATGGTGTCGGGTACCGTCCTGCCCAGTGCTCAGAG GTTCTACATCAACCTGTGTTCCGGGAGAGACATCGCCTTCCACCTGAACCCCCGCTTCGACGAGAATGCCGTGGTCCGCAACACGCAAATCAACAGCTGCTGGGGGTCTGAGGAGCGAAGCCTGCCCCGACAGATGCCCTTCTTCCGAGGCCAGAGCTTCTCG GTGTGGATCATGTGTGAAGGCGCCTGCCTCAAGTTGGCCGTGGACGGCCAGCACCTGTGTGAATACTACCACCGCCTGAAGAACCTGCCCGCCATCAACAGCCTGGAGGTGGGGGGCGACATCCAGCTGACCCACGTGCAGACAtag
- the LGALS9 gene encoding galectin-9 isoform X3, translating into MPSSWPVQVSRRSILENRLVGLFGPLGPLSPQSGDFARNLAWGPAAPSSLPWFPPISGLCTCHFFLLAAVTLSLSHPPRAGGISFLQPQNVCVTSSLQAWKVVPFTGVIQGGLQDGLQITINGTVIYSNGNRFAVNFQTGHNDNDIALHFNPRFEEGGYVVCNTKQKGSWGAEERKMQMPFQRGCPFELCFLVQSSEFKVMVNKNLFMQYAHRVPFHRVNTICVTGAVQLSYISFQPPRIWTAGSAPITKTVIHTVQSTPGQMFPQNPMIPPMAYPNPTYPIPFFTSIPGGLYPSKSIMVSGTVLPSAQRFYINLCSGRDIAFHLNPRFDENAVVRNTQINSCWGSEERSLPRQMPFFRGQSFSVWIMCEGACLKLAVDGQHLCEYYHRLKNLPAINSLEVGGDIQLTHVQT; encoded by the exons atgCCTTCTTCTTGGCCTGTTCAGGTGAGCAGAAGGTCTATCCTCGAGAACAGGTTGGTGGGTCTCTTTGGTCCCTTGGGCCCCCTGAGTCCCCAGTCAGGGGACTTTGCTAGGAACCTGGCCTGGGGTCCAGCAGCCCCCTCCTCACTCCCCTGGTTCCCTCCCATCTCAGGGCTGTGCACGTGCCACTTCTTCCTCTTAGCAGCTGTCACGCTGTCCCTGTCACATCCTCCCAGAGCCGGAGGGATCTCCTTCTTACAACCTCAGAACGTCTGTGTAACTTCCTCGCTGCAAGCCTGGAAG GTCGTCCCCTTCACTGGGGTAATCCAAGGGGGTCTCCAGGACGGACTTCAGATCACCATCAATGGGACCGTTATATATTCCAACGGAAACAG GTTTGCTGTGAACTTTCAGACCGGCCACAATGACAATGACATTGCCTTGCACTTCAACCCTCGGTTTGAAGAAGGCGGATATGTGGTCTGCAACACGAAGCAGAAAGGAAGCTGGGGGGCTGAGGAAAGGAAGATGCAAATGCCCTTCCAGAGGGGGTGTCCCTTTGAGCTCTGCTTCCTGGTACAGAGCTCGGAGTTCAAG GTGATGGTGAACAAGAACCTCTTCATGCAGTACGCACACCGCGTGCCCTTCCACCGCGTCAACACCATCTGCGTCACGGGCGCCGTGCAGCTGTCCTACATCAGCTTTCAG CCTCCAAGGATCTGGACGGCCGGCTCGGCTCCCATC ACTAAGACCGTCATCCACACCGTGCAGAGCACCCCTGGACAGATGTTCCCT CAGAATCCCATGATCCCACCCATGGCATATCCCAACCCAACCTAT ccgATACCTTTCTTCACCTCTATCCCCGGTGGGCTGTACCCCTCCAAGAGCATCATGGTGTCGGGTACCGTCCTGCCCAGTGCTCAGAG GTTCTACATCAACCTGTGTTCCGGGAGAGACATCGCCTTCCACCTGAACCCCCGCTTCGACGAGAATGCCGTGGTCCGCAACACGCAAATCAACAGCTGCTGGGGGTCTGAGGAGCGAAGCCTGCCCCGACAGATGCCCTTCTTCCGAGGCCAGAGCTTCTCG GTGTGGATCATGTGTGAAGGCGCCTGCCTCAAGTTGGCCGTGGACGGCCAGCACCTGTGTGAATACTACCACCGCCTGAAGAACCTGCCCGCCATCAACAGCCTGGAGGTGGGGGGCGACATCCAGCTGACCCACGTGCAGACAtag
- the LGALS9 gene encoding galectin-9 isoform X6, translating to MPSSWPVQVSRRSILENRLVGLFGPLGPLSPQSGDFARNLAWGPAAPSSLPWFPPISGLCTCHFFLLAAVTLSLSHPPRAGGISFLQPQNVCVTSSLQAWKVVPFTGVIQGGLQDGLQITINGTVIYSNGNRFAVNFQTGHNDNDIALHFNPRFEEGGYVVCNTKQKGSWGAEERKMQMPFQRGCPFELCFLVQSSEFKPPRIWTAGSAPITKTVIHTVQSTPGQMFPNPMIPPMAYPNPTYPIPFFTSIPGGLYPSKSIMVSGTVLPSAQRFYINLCSGRDIAFHLNPRFDENAVVRNTQINSCWGSEERSLPRQMPFFRGQSFSVWIMCEGACLKLAVDGQHLCEYYHRLKNLPAINSLEVGGDIQLTHVQT from the exons atgCCTTCTTCTTGGCCTGTTCAGGTGAGCAGAAGGTCTATCCTCGAGAACAGGTTGGTGGGTCTCTTTGGTCCCTTGGGCCCCCTGAGTCCCCAGTCAGGGGACTTTGCTAGGAACCTGGCCTGGGGTCCAGCAGCCCCCTCCTCACTCCCCTGGTTCCCTCCCATCTCAGGGCTGTGCACGTGCCACTTCTTCCTCTTAGCAGCTGTCACGCTGTCCCTGTCACATCCTCCCAGAGCCGGAGGGATCTCCTTCTTACAACCTCAGAACGTCTGTGTAACTTCCTCGCTGCAAGCCTGGAAG GTCGTCCCCTTCACTGGGGTAATCCAAGGGGGTCTCCAGGACGGACTTCAGATCACCATCAATGGGACCGTTATATATTCCAACGGAAACAG GTTTGCTGTGAACTTTCAGACCGGCCACAATGACAATGACATTGCCTTGCACTTCAACCCTCGGTTTGAAGAAGGCGGATATGTGGTCTGCAACACGAAGCAGAAAGGAAGCTGGGGGGCTGAGGAAAGGAAGATGCAAATGCCCTTCCAGAGGGGGTGTCCCTTTGAGCTCTGCTTCCTGGTACAGAGCTCGGAGTTCAAG CCTCCAAGGATCTGGACGGCCGGCTCGGCTCCCATC ACTAAGACCGTCATCCACACCGTGCAGAGCACCCCTGGACAGATGTTCCCT AATCCCATGATCCCACCCATGGCATATCCCAACCCAACCTAT ccgATACCTTTCTTCACCTCTATCCCCGGTGGGCTGTACCCCTCCAAGAGCATCATGGTGTCGGGTACCGTCCTGCCCAGTGCTCAGAG GTTCTACATCAACCTGTGTTCCGGGAGAGACATCGCCTTCCACCTGAACCCCCGCTTCGACGAGAATGCCGTGGTCCGCAACACGCAAATCAACAGCTGCTGGGGGTCTGAGGAGCGAAGCCTGCCCCGACAGATGCCCTTCTTCCGAGGCCAGAGCTTCTCG GTGTGGATCATGTGTGAAGGCGCCTGCCTCAAGTTGGCCGTGGACGGCCAGCACCTGTGTGAATACTACCACCGCCTGAAGAACCTGCCCGCCATCAACAGCCTGGAGGTGGGGGGCGACATCCAGCTGACCCACGTGCAGACAtag
- the LGALS9 gene encoding galectin-9 isoform X5 has translation MPSSWPVQVSRRSILENRLVGLFGPLGPLSPQSGDFARNLAWGPAAPSSLPWFPPISGLCTCHFFLLAAVTLSLSHPPRAGGISFLQPQNVCVTSSLQAWKVVPFTGVIQGGLQDGLQITINGTVIYSNGNRFAVNFQTGHNDNDIALHFNPRFEEGGYVVCNTKQKGSWGAEERKMQMPFQRGCPFELCFLVQSSEFKPPRIWTAGSAPITKTVIHTVQSTPGQMFPQNPMIPPMAYPNPTYPIPFFTSIPGGLYPSKSIMVSGTVLPSAQRFYINLCSGRDIAFHLNPRFDENAVVRNTQINSCWGSEERSLPRQMPFFRGQSFSVWIMCEGACLKLAVDGQHLCEYYHRLKNLPAINSLEVGGDIQLTHVQT, from the exons atgCCTTCTTCTTGGCCTGTTCAGGTGAGCAGAAGGTCTATCCTCGAGAACAGGTTGGTGGGTCTCTTTGGTCCCTTGGGCCCCCTGAGTCCCCAGTCAGGGGACTTTGCTAGGAACCTGGCCTGGGGTCCAGCAGCCCCCTCCTCACTCCCCTGGTTCCCTCCCATCTCAGGGCTGTGCACGTGCCACTTCTTCCTCTTAGCAGCTGTCACGCTGTCCCTGTCACATCCTCCCAGAGCCGGAGGGATCTCCTTCTTACAACCTCAGAACGTCTGTGTAACTTCCTCGCTGCAAGCCTGGAAG GTCGTCCCCTTCACTGGGGTAATCCAAGGGGGTCTCCAGGACGGACTTCAGATCACCATCAATGGGACCGTTATATATTCCAACGGAAACAG GTTTGCTGTGAACTTTCAGACCGGCCACAATGACAATGACATTGCCTTGCACTTCAACCCTCGGTTTGAAGAAGGCGGATATGTGGTCTGCAACACGAAGCAGAAAGGAAGCTGGGGGGCTGAGGAAAGGAAGATGCAAATGCCCTTCCAGAGGGGGTGTCCCTTTGAGCTCTGCTTCCTGGTACAGAGCTCGGAGTTCAAG CCTCCAAGGATCTGGACGGCCGGCTCGGCTCCCATC ACTAAGACCGTCATCCACACCGTGCAGAGCACCCCTGGACAGATGTTCCCT CAGAATCCCATGATCCCACCCATGGCATATCCCAACCCAACCTAT ccgATACCTTTCTTCACCTCTATCCCCGGTGGGCTGTACCCCTCCAAGAGCATCATGGTGTCGGGTACCGTCCTGCCCAGTGCTCAGAG GTTCTACATCAACCTGTGTTCCGGGAGAGACATCGCCTTCCACCTGAACCCCCGCTTCGACGAGAATGCCGTGGTCCGCAACACGCAAATCAACAGCTGCTGGGGGTCTGAGGAGCGAAGCCTGCCCCGACAGATGCCCTTCTTCCGAGGCCAGAGCTTCTCG GTGTGGATCATGTGTGAAGGCGCCTGCCTCAAGTTGGCCGTGGACGGCCAGCACCTGTGTGAATACTACCACCGCCTGAAGAACCTGCCCGCCATCAACAGCCTGGAGGTGGGGGGCGACATCCAGCTGACCCACGTGCAGACAtag